A window from Verrucomicrobiaceae bacterium encodes these proteins:
- a CDS encoding DUF1553 domain-containing protein produces MPDGLAVNIKTGLEDPRAIFSEWLLRPENPWFSKNWANRIWSWLMGRGIVHEPADFRADNLPSNPALLAFLEKEFATSKCDLLHLFRIILNSQVFQLSSVPVQDTPAAVAHFAHYPCAD; encoded by the coding sequence ATGCCGGATGGTCTTGCGGTGAATATCAAAACGGGATTGGAGGACCCACGGGCTATTTTTTCCGAATGGCTGCTGCGACCGGAGAATCCGTGGTTCAGTAAAAACTGGGCGAATCGCATTTGGAGCTGGCTGATGGGGCGCGGCATCGTGCATGAGCCGGCTGACTTTCGGGCGGATAATCTGCCGTCAAATCCCGCGCTGTTGGCTTTTTTGGAAAAGGAGTTTGCCACGTCCAAATGCGATCTGCTGCATCTCTTCCGCATCATTTTGAACTCGCAGGTCTTCCAGCTCTCCTCCGTGCCCGTGCAGGATACACCAGCTGCGGTCGCGCACTTTGCACACTATCCTTGCGCCGATTAG
- a CDS encoding dioxygenase → MRQQGEPMAVTMQTVFIRDRADVPAVKQIFEAYYGERMPLTLFVVQPPCEGRGLAIEAWAVSTSSAKVEYHDEHLVTVSYGGMRWIYASGGSLHREGRTAYEQSLEAFESMRRVLAEAGAAFEDVVRVWLYQGCITEVVDGVERYRELNRARTDFFANIAFDNRPVPVVHPGYAVYPASTGIGTLCHGLITACMALQTERTDVSLLALENPLQISAFDYPKEYSVKSPKFARAMAVRAGDHVTTWVSGTASIVNAETVHPGDAEMQTEQTLTNIERLISAENFARLGWDDVGATLDDLAKIHVYVKHAEDFEKVRAVCERRLGLLPTIYAQADVCRPDLLVEIEGVAFSRILERNSPSTGGAS, encoded by the coding sequence TTGCGGCAGCAGGGCGAACCGATGGCAGTGACGATGCAGACCGTTTTTATCCGTGACCGTGCGGATGTGCCTGCGGTGAAGCAGATTTTCGAAGCTTATTATGGGGAGCGTATGCCCCTGACGTTGTTTGTGGTACAGCCACCGTGTGAGGGGAGGGGCCTTGCCATCGAAGCCTGGGCGGTGAGCACCAGTTCGGCTAAAGTAGAGTACCATGACGAGCATCTGGTGACAGTGAGCTATGGTGGTATGCGCTGGATTTATGCCTCAGGGGGCTCCTTGCATCGCGAGGGCCGAACAGCTTATGAGCAGTCGCTGGAGGCCTTTGAGAGCATGCGCCGTGTACTAGCGGAGGCTGGAGCGGCTTTTGAGGATGTGGTGCGGGTGTGGCTCTACCAAGGTTGTATCACGGAGGTGGTGGACGGTGTGGAGCGCTACCGTGAGCTAAATCGGGCTCGCACGGACTTTTTTGCAAATATCGCCTTCGATAACCGGCCTGTCCCAGTGGTGCATCCAGGCTACGCCGTTTATCCGGCTAGTACAGGCATTGGCACGCTTTGCCACGGTCTGATCACAGCCTGCATGGCGCTGCAAACCGAGCGCACAGACGTCTCGCTTTTGGCGTTGGAGAATCCGCTGCAAATCTCCGCCTTCGATTACCCGAAGGAGTATTCCGTGAAGAGTCCGAAATTCGCACGTGCGATGGCGGTGAGGGCAGGGGATCATGTGACGACATGGGTCTCTGGCACGGCCAGCATCGTGAATGCAGAGACCGTACACCCAGGGGATGCAGAAATGCAGACGGAGCAGACGCTGACCAATATCGAGCGGCTCATCTCTGCGGAGAATTTTGCCCGGCTCGGATGGGACGATGTGGGTGCGACGCTAGATGATTTGGCAAAGATCCATGTTTATGTGAAGCACGCAGAGGACTTTGAAAAAGTCCGCGCCGTGTGTGAGCGACGACTAGGCTTACTGCCGACGATTTATGCCCAAGCCGATGTGTGTAGGCCCGATTTGCTGGTAGAGATCGAAGGGGTGGCCTTCTCACGTATTCTCGAGCGGAACTCACCGTCCACAGGAGGTGCCTCATGA
- the uxaC gene encoding glucuronate isomerase, protein MSFIHDDFLLSTKSASRLYHSFAENEPMIDYHNHLPPQDIARDRQFANLFEIWLEGDHYKWRAMRCNGIPESHITGSASPRDKFLAWAKTVPQTLRNPLYHWTHIELKRYFGIDDLLNEQTAPAIWEKTEAMLAQKDMSARGILKKFQVRALCTTDDPIDDLAHHQKCAADGFEVGVYPTFRPDKALAVHSPEAWNAWCDKLSAASGIDVKNYATLLEALTQRHDFFHSVGGRLSDHGLNYCHANFVSDAEAERIFQKARSGTAATASEQDQFASNIMLHVGRLNAAKGWTMQLHLGPVRNNNSRLARQIGADVGCDSIGDWPQAETLSRFLDRLETEDHLPKTVLYNVNPAANYVFGTMAGNYADGTTPGKVQFGSGWWFVDQKEGMEWQINALSNLGLLSRFIGMLTDSRSFMSFPRHEYFRRTLCNLLGTDIESGLIPNDEALVGQMVKNICYANAKAYLGLARS, encoded by the coding sequence ATGTCCTTCATCCACGACGACTTCCTCCTCTCCACGAAATCCGCCAGCCGCCTCTACCACTCGTTCGCCGAGAACGAGCCCATGATCGACTACCACAATCATCTCCCGCCGCAGGACATCGCGCGGGATCGCCAGTTCGCCAATCTCTTCGAAATCTGGCTCGAAGGTGATCACTACAAATGGCGCGCCATGCGCTGCAACGGCATCCCGGAGAGCCACATCACCGGCTCCGCCTCCCCACGCGACAAATTCCTCGCCTGGGCCAAAACCGTGCCGCAAACCCTGCGCAATCCACTCTACCACTGGACCCACATCGAGCTGAAACGCTACTTCGGCATCGACGACCTCCTCAACGAGCAAACCGCCCCCGCCATCTGGGAAAAGACTGAGGCCATGCTCGCTCAGAAGGACATGAGCGCCCGCGGCATCCTGAAGAAATTCCAAGTCCGCGCCCTCTGCACCACCGATGATCCCATCGACGACCTCGCGCACCATCAGAAGTGCGCCGCCGATGGCTTCGAGGTCGGCGTCTATCCCACCTTCCGTCCCGACAAAGCTCTCGCCGTGCATTCACCCGAAGCCTGGAACGCCTGGTGCGACAAACTCAGCGCCGCCAGCGGCATTGACGTGAAAAACTACGCCACGCTGCTCGAAGCCCTCACGCAGCGTCACGACTTCTTCCACAGCGTCGGCGGTCGCCTCAGCGATCACGGCTTGAACTACTGCCACGCCAATTTCGTTAGCGATGCCGAGGCCGAGCGCATCTTCCAAAAAGCCCGCAGTGGCACCGCTGCCACCGCTTCTGAGCAGGATCAGTTCGCCAGCAACATCATGCTGCATGTGGGCCGCCTCAATGCAGCTAAAGGCTGGACCATGCAGCTCCACCTCGGCCCCGTGCGCAACAACAACAGCCGCCTCGCCCGCCAGATCGGCGCCGATGTCGGCTGCGACAGCATCGGCGACTGGCCGCAGGCCGAGACGCTCTCCCGCTTCCTCGACCGCCTCGAAACCGAGGACCACCTGCCTAAAACCGTCCTCTACAACGTCAACCCCGCCGCCAACTACGTCTTCGGCACCATGGCCGGCAACTACGCCGATGGCACCACGCCCGGCAAAGTGCAGTTCGGCAGCGGTTGGTGGTTCGTGGATCAAAAAGAAGGCATGGAGTGGCAGATCAACGCCCTCAGCAACCTCGGCCTCCTCAGCCGCTTCATCGGCATGCTCACCGACAGCCGCAGTTTCATGAGCTTCCCCCGCCACGAATACTTCCGCCGCACCCTCTGCAACCTCCTCGGCACCGACATCGAATCCGGTCTCATCCCCAACGACGAAGCCCTCGTCGGCCAGATGGTCAAAAACATCTGCTACGCGAACGCGAAGGCCTATCTGGGGCTGGCTAGGTCGTAG
- a CDS encoding Zn-dependent alcohol dehydrogenase: MKKVRSAAKNVPTHMLAPAAVLYASKTPLRIEEVEVLPPQRGEVTVRMKAAGVCHSDLHVMKGDLSMPTPIILGHEGSGVIEAVGEGVTTLQVGDPVILMWRGPCGRCEYCAAGRPALCDMGTAMRFTGLMPDGTTRFRNSAGDSIRHYAGVSAFSSLSTMPEASVVKIPTGFSFEKAALIGCGVITGVGAVINAAQVRPGSSVAIIGVGGIGLNIVQGARLAGARQIIAVDHFPRKEADARLFGATDYIDVSDGKDPVEAIKALTGGKGVDYAFEAFGSGKTTEQAFDATKKGGLCVVVGITSAADRAHININQLLYAEKTLRGSLYGTTRPRTDLLTLIDMHQSGQAMLDELITTRYPLSEINEAYDALQRGEVARSLIVF, translated from the coding sequence TTGAAGAAAGTCCGCAGCGCTGCGAAAAACGTGCCTACGCACATGCTCGCCCCCGCCGCCGTCCTTTACGCATCCAAAACCCCACTCCGTATCGAGGAAGTGGAGGTGCTACCTCCGCAGCGTGGGGAGGTCACCGTCCGCATGAAGGCCGCTGGCGTCTGCCACAGTGATCTCCATGTCATGAAAGGCGACCTCAGCATGCCCACACCCATCATCCTCGGGCATGAGGGCAGCGGCGTCATCGAAGCCGTCGGCGAAGGCGTCACCACGCTACAGGTCGGTGATCCCGTCATCCTCATGTGGCGTGGGCCATGTGGCCGCTGCGAATACTGCGCCGCAGGCCGCCCTGCACTCTGCGATATGGGCACCGCCATGCGCTTCACCGGCCTCATGCCAGATGGCACCACGCGTTTTCGCAACTCCGCAGGCGATAGCATCCGCCACTATGCTGGCGTGTCCGCCTTCTCCAGCCTCAGCACCATGCCAGAGGCCAGTGTGGTGAAAATCCCCACTGGATTCAGTTTTGAAAAAGCCGCCCTCATTGGCTGTGGCGTCATCACCGGCGTCGGAGCCGTCATCAATGCCGCACAGGTCCGCCCCGGCTCCAGCGTCGCCATCATCGGCGTCGGCGGTATCGGTTTAAATATCGTCCAGGGAGCTCGACTCGCTGGCGCACGACAAATCATCGCCGTGGACCATTTTCCGCGCAAAGAGGCCGATGCACGGCTTTTTGGCGCTACCGACTACATCGACGTCAGCGACGGAAAAGACCCCGTGGAGGCCATCAAAGCCCTCACCGGCGGAAAAGGCGTCGATTATGCTTTTGAGGCCTTCGGTAGCGGCAAAACGACCGAACAGGCCTTCGATGCCACCAAGAAAGGCGGCCTCTGTGTGGTCGTCGGCATCACCAGCGCCGCCGACCGCGCTCACATCAACATCAACCAACTGCTCTACGCTGAAAAAACGCTCCGAGGCAGTCTTTACGGCACCACACGGCCACGCACGGATCTACTCACCCTCATCGACATGCATCAGAGCGGCCAGGCCATGCTCGACGAGCTCATCACCACACGCTATCCGCTCTCCGAGATCAACGAAGCCTACGATGCCCTCCAGCGTGGCGAAGTCGCCCGCAGCCTCATTGTTTTTTAA
- a CDS encoding galactose oxidase — protein sequence MSLAGWAKPMFRRYMMHFSMLLFLTVTSWTRLSDVPDARGFAGSFAGVQDGALIIAGGTHFTDKMPWEGGTKVWYDSIYQLDQPDGTWRIAGQLPRPNGYGVSISTQRGMLIAGGGNATEHYREVFWLKSDSKLPALPRPCAFMSGCVLDEVLYIAGGIDLPAATRALDSFWALDLKKADATWQQLPPCPGGGRILACMAAANGHVYLFSGAALKPGPDGKAQREWLRDAWSYSAANGWKKLPDLPRVSVAAPSPAPVIGSQIFILGGDDGSKANFEPKSAHPGFPRSILCFDLQTQSWSEAGEVPFSLVTTPAVTWRGKLVIPGGESRPGVRSPQVWSAPLTPAPR from the coding sequence ATGTCACTTGCCGGATGGGCCAAGCCCATGTTTAGGCGCTACATGATGCATTTCTCCATGCTGCTCTTTCTCACAGTCACTAGCTGGACTCGCCTGTCCGATGTGCCAGATGCACGCGGCTTTGCGGGCTCCTTTGCGGGTGTGCAGGACGGGGCACTCATCATCGCTGGTGGCACTCACTTCACGGATAAGATGCCCTGGGAAGGCGGCACGAAGGTCTGGTATGACAGCATTTATCAGCTCGATCAGCCAGATGGCACCTGGCGCATCGCTGGGCAGCTCCCGAGACCGAATGGCTATGGCGTCAGCATCTCCACGCAGCGTGGCATGCTCATCGCTGGCGGTGGGAATGCCACGGAGCACTACCGCGAGGTCTTCTGGCTGAAAAGCGACTCCAAGCTCCCCGCTTTGCCGCGTCCCTGCGCATTCATGAGCGGGTGCGTGCTCGATGAAGTGCTCTACATCGCCGGAGGGATCGACTTACCCGCAGCGACGCGTGCGCTCGATAGCTTCTGGGCACTCGATTTGAAGAAAGCAGATGCCACATGGCAGCAACTGCCCCCCTGCCCTGGCGGCGGACGCATCCTGGCCTGCATGGCGGCAGCGAATGGCCATGTTTACCTCTTTAGCGGTGCCGCCTTGAAACCAGGCCCCGATGGCAAAGCGCAGCGTGAGTGGCTCCGAGATGCCTGGAGCTACTCTGCGGCGAATGGATGGAAAAAACTGCCCGATTTGCCGCGTGTCAGCGTCGCTGCTCCGAGCCCTGCTCCCGTGATCGGCAGCCAAATTTTCATCCTAGGCGGCGATGATGGCTCCAAGGCCAACTTTGAGCCCAAATCCGCTCACCCAGGCTTTCCGAGGTCCATTTTGTGTTTTGATCTTCAAACTCAATCTTGGTCCGAAGCAGGCGAAGTGCCCTTCTCACTCGTCACCACGCCAGCGGTGACTTGGCGGGGCAAACTCGTGATTCCAGGCGGCGAGTCACGCCCCGGCGTGCGCTCACCGCAGGTCTGGAGTGCTCCACTCACTCCGGCACCGCGATGA
- a CDS encoding heavy-metal-associated domain-containing protein, which translates to MNLPQTFPLTGMSCGSCVSKITARLQEHPDIIEANVTLTPPQAQIITRTALSPTEVNDWLRPLGKYQVTEATSPSVPSTALPPKSAQTYKPLLILLAYLLLVILAASVARGHFDLTEAMRLFMGGFFIAFSFFKMLDLRGFADAYRSYDLVAKVWPGYGIVYPFIELGLGLAYLADTHPLVVNAITATVMAVSLAGVLRAVFSNRAIRCACLGTVFQLPMSTVTIIEDGLMLLMAVFMLFPTAH; encoded by the coding sequence ATGAACCTACCACAAACATTCCCGCTCACTGGCATGAGTTGCGGCTCATGCGTGTCAAAAATCACGGCACGGCTCCAGGAGCATCCAGACATCATCGAGGCAAACGTCACCCTCACACCGCCGCAGGCGCAGATCATCACCCGCACAGCTTTGAGCCCAACCGAGGTCAATGACTGGCTCCGGCCGCTCGGCAAATACCAAGTGACCGAAGCTACTTCGCCATCCGTGCCCAGCACCGCGCTGCCGCCGAAATCCGCGCAAACCTACAAGCCGCTGCTCATCCTGCTTGCCTATCTGTTGCTCGTCATCCTCGCTGCTAGTGTCGCCAGGGGTCATTTTGACCTCACGGAGGCCATGCGCTTGTTCATGGGCGGATTCTTCATCGCCTTCTCCTTCTTCAAAATGCTCGACCTGCGCGGCTTTGCGGATGCCTACCGGAGTTATGATCTCGTCGCCAAGGTCTGGCCGGGTTACGGCATCGTCTATCCCTTCATCGAGCTCGGACTGGGCCTAGCCTATCTCGCAGACACCCATCCGCTGGTCGTGAATGCCATCACCGCCACCGTCATGGCTGTGAGTCTCGCCGGAGTGTTGCGTGCCGTGTTTTCCAACCGCGCAATCCGCTGCGCCTGCTTAGGCACCGTATTTCAACTTCCCATGTCCACCGTCACCATCATTGAGGACGGTCTCATGCTTTTGATGGCCGTGTTCATGTTGTTCCCGACCGCTCATTGA
- a CDS encoding multicopper oxidase domain-containing protein — protein sequence MSAFRLITATLALSCSAAMACDDCKRTQPAPGQRVVEYDLHIAEHRMSPAGKKVRVLAINGSIPGPVLRFREGDFARIRVHNDLKDETTSTHWHGLLLPNKEDGVPHITTPPIQPGTTHTFGFTLRHSGTYWFHSHTHLQEQSGVYGGIVVEPRGGEPVKADHEQVLILSDWTDTDPMEVMRMLMRGSDYFGLMRRNSQSILGAWQRGNLKDYFAREWDRMMPMDVSDVGYHAFLINGQRQTRIEGKPGERVRLRIINASAASYYHLTSSAGPLTIIAADGPPVQPVKVPQFLMGIAETYDLLLTIPKSGQHELRFTTQDGSGHSSAVFGQGTPHSAPVPPKPNLYQMDEMLTLALEEKEDDPLASLNLPRPGSPYRLLKATHDTTLPKNLPRRKITLHLTGDMNRYIWSFDGKTMAQQPYVLIKKGEIIELELINDSMMHHPIHLHGHFFRLLMGQGARSPLKHTVDVPPMSTRTVEFEANEAHDWMFHCHILYHMMSGMARVFRYEEEADTQAHDTAPMATTTADHSMAHASGLGEHQHDMSYVWGAASLTSQMSEGLLTWMNPKNDLQLAWEVGWQRVDEPQYEIDLLYQRYFNLNFQAFAGYRLTNAPAAQDRGLIGINYRLPLMAWLNVSLDTEGDARFSLAKRFQLTPRLGVWGDVFYDTGTKWEWGAGADYTLTRHTSLTASYHSDYGLGAGVLIRF from the coding sequence ATGTCCGCCTTTCGTCTGATCACCGCCACCCTGGCACTCTCCTGCTCCGCTGCCATGGCCTGCGATGACTGCAAGCGCACGCAGCCCGCACCGGGTCAGCGTGTCGTCGAATATGATCTGCACATAGCGGAGCATCGGATGAGTCCCGCAGGAAAAAAAGTCCGCGTGCTTGCCATCAATGGCAGCATCCCCGGCCCGGTGCTGCGCTTTCGTGAGGGCGACTTCGCCCGTATCCGCGTCCACAATGATCTGAAGGACGAAACGACCTCCACCCACTGGCATGGCCTGCTTTTGCCCAACAAAGAGGACGGCGTGCCGCACATCACCACGCCGCCGATCCAGCCCGGCACCACGCACACCTTCGGCTTCACCTTGCGGCACAGCGGCACTTATTGGTTCCACTCACACACCCATTTGCAGGAGCAGAGCGGCGTCTATGGCGGCATCGTCGTCGAGCCACGCGGCGGCGAACCGGTGAAAGCAGACCACGAGCAGGTGCTCATCCTCTCCGACTGGACGGACACCGATCCCATGGAGGTCATGCGTATGCTCATGCGCGGCAGCGACTATTTCGGCCTCATGCGCCGGAACTCACAGTCCATCCTCGGAGCCTGGCAGCGTGGGAACTTAAAAGACTACTTCGCTCGCGAATGGGACCGCATGATGCCCATGGACGTGTCGGACGTGGGCTACCACGCCTTCCTCATCAACGGTCAGCGCCAGACCCGCATCGAGGGAAAGCCCGGCGAGCGTGTGCGTCTCCGCATCATCAATGCCAGCGCCGCCAGCTACTACCACCTCACCAGTTCCGCAGGGCCGCTCACCATCATCGCCGCCGATGGGCCTCCCGTGCAGCCCGTGAAGGTGCCGCAGTTCCTCATGGGCATCGCCGAGACCTACGACCTCCTTTTGACCATCCCCAAAAGCGGCCAGCACGAGCTGCGCTTCACCACGCAGGATGGCAGCGGGCACAGCAGCGCAGTCTTTGGTCAAGGCACGCCCCACAGCGCCCCCGTGCCGCCGAAACCCAACCTCTACCAAATGGATGAGATGCTCACTCTCGCCCTCGAAGAGAAGGAAGACGATCCGCTCGCCTCCCTGAATCTCCCGCGCCCCGGCTCGCCCTACCGGCTGCTCAAAGCCACACACGACACCACTTTGCCAAAGAATCTCCCACGCCGCAAAATCACCCTCCACCTCACTGGCGACATGAATCGCTACATCTGGAGCTTTGATGGCAAAACCATGGCCCAGCAGCCCTACGTCCTCATCAAAAAAGGCGAGATCATCGAGCTGGAACTCATCAACGACAGCATGATGCACCACCCCATCCACCTGCACGGCCACTTCTTCCGCCTGCTCATGGGCCAGGGCGCACGCTCACCGCTCAAGCACACCGTCGATGTCCCGCCGATGAGCACCCGCACTGTCGAGTTCGAGGCCAATGAAGCCCACGACTGGATGTTTCACTGCCACATTCTCTATCACATGATGAGCGGCATGGCCCGCGTCTTCCGCTATGAGGAGGAAGCAGACACCCAGGCCCACGATACCGCACCCATGGCAACAACCACCGCAGACCACAGCATGGCTCACGCCAGCGGCCTCGGAGAGCACCAGCACGACATGAGCTACGTCTGGGGCGCAGCCTCCCTCACCTCGCAGATGAGCGAGGGCCTGCTCACCTGGATGAATCCCAAAAATGACCTCCAGCTCGCCTGGGAAGTCGGCTGGCAGCGAGTGGACGAGCCCCAATACGAGATCGACCTCCTCTATCAGCGCTACTTCAATTTGAACTTCCAAGCCTTCGCCGGGTATCGCCTCACCAATGCCCCCGCCGCCCAAGACCGCGGCCTCATCGGCATCAACTACCGCCTGCCCCTCATGGCCTGGCTCAACGTCAGCCTCGATACCGAAGGCGACGCCCGCTTCAGCCTCGCCAAGCGCTTCCAGCTCACCCCGCGACTCGGCGTCTGGGGAGATGTCTTTTATGACACCGGCACGAAATGGGAATGGGGTGCCGGAGCCGACTACACCCTCACCCGCCACACCTCCCTCACCGCCAGCTACCACAGCGACTACGGCCTCGGAGCCGGTGTCCTCATCCGCTTTTGA
- a CDS encoding periplasmic heavy metal sensor, with product MKRGIVILVTAVGVGLCMFWCSHRVLALRTSESAKSMPKENGSLLPELHWLQGWLHLDDGQMQKVKALHLAYLPKCEDLCHRVYLSNQDILALSAQSTTVDDKMRSAMDERAKLTVECQQALLEHVYQIAACLRPEQSRRYLGLMVPYTLGIPAKDTARIGAQP from the coding sequence GTGAAGCGGGGCATCGTCATCCTCGTGACCGCCGTGGGAGTCGGTCTGTGCATGTTTTGGTGCTCCCATCGAGTGCTCGCGCTCCGCACCTCGGAGTCTGCCAAGTCCATGCCGAAAGAGAACGGCAGCCTGCTCCCGGAGCTGCATTGGTTACAAGGCTGGCTGCACTTGGATGACGGCCAAATGCAGAAGGTGAAAGCCCTCCATTTGGCCTACCTGCCAAAGTGCGAGGATCTCTGCCACCGCGTCTATCTTTCCAATCAAGACATCCTCGCTTTGAGCGCACAGAGCACCACGGTGGATGACAAGATGCGCAGTGCCATGGATGAACGCGCCAAGCTCACCGTGGAGTGCCAGCAGGCCTTGCTGGAGCACGTGTATCAAATCGCCGCTTGCTTGCGACCTGAGCAATCCCGCAGGTATCTCGGCCTCATGGTGCCCTACACGCTGGGCATTCCCGCCAAAGACACCGCCAGAATCGGAGCCCAACCATGA
- a CDS encoding sigma-70 family RNA polymerase sigma factor: MSDAVLPDCPPDADFEAMKRLADGDDLALNGIMHRWKDKVSAFLYRMTSSAEVAADLAQETFVRLYQSRARYQPTSAFPTYLFRIAANLGRNHARWRTRHPTVSIEDCTATLQQIPGHDASPDEAAQQHETTLRIEKAIASLPVDLREALHLFTYQEMSQHEIAQTLDCSIKAVETRIYRARQMLKELLADMRQR, from the coding sequence ATGAGCGATGCCGTCCTGCCAGACTGCCCGCCGGATGCGGACTTCGAAGCCATGAAACGCCTCGCTGATGGGGATGATCTCGCATTGAACGGCATCATGCACCGGTGGAAGGACAAAGTGTCCGCCTTTCTCTATCGCATGACCAGCAGCGCTGAAGTCGCCGCTGATCTGGCGCAGGAAACCTTCGTCCGACTGTATCAAAGCCGCGCCCGCTACCAGCCCACGTCCGCCTTTCCGACCTATCTCTTCCGCATCGCAGCCAATCTGGGGCGCAACCACGCCCGCTGGCGCACACGGCATCCCACCGTCTCCATCGAAGACTGCACCGCCACGCTCCAGCAAATACCGGGGCATGATGCCAGCCCGGATGAAGCCGCACAGCAGCATGAAACCACACTCCGCATCGAAAAAGCCATCGCCAGCCTGCCTGTCGATCTGCGTGAGGCGCTGCATCTCTTCACCTACCAGGAAATGAGCCAGCACGAGATCGCCCAAACGCTCGACTGTAGCATCAAGGCCGTGGAAACACGCATCTATCGGGCGCGGCAGATGCTCAAAGAACTGCTAGCGGACATGCGGCAGAGGTGA